One window of Dermacentor andersoni chromosome 7, qqDerAnde1_hic_scaffold, whole genome shotgun sequence genomic DNA carries:
- the LOC129385366 gene encoding uncharacterized protein, with translation MTSTHFGSFHILVELLMLTSIWSSHVLESKVHSPKQTLRDSISTWHESTSIIEPRMVFSLFPSKGRGDRGTPGVIPSCKPNCRNGKKALCFTGPGWMTCFCDCVPPNDSCPPVGRNACATGVHFKTKSTSAMCLCTCDSSGVKTGSG, from the exons ATGACTTCGACACACTTTGGCTCCTTCCACATCCTCGTAGAGCTTCTTATGCTCACATCAA TTTGGTCATCCCACGTGCTGGAATCGAAGGTACACTCGCCAAAACAAACTCTGCGTGATTCTATAAGCACATGGCATGAATCGACGTCCATAATTGAGCCCCGCATGGTATTCTCGTTATTTCCAAGTAAGGGACGAGGTGATCGTGGTACACCCGGAG TGATTCCAAGTTGCAAACCAAATTGTCGAAATGGAAAAAAAGCTCTTTGCTTTACTGGGCCTGGATGGATGACTTGCTTCTGCGACTGCG TGCCACCCAATGATTCATGCCCACCAGTGGGAAGGAATGCGTGTGCTACTGGCGTCCACTTCAAAACGAAATCTACCTCTGCTATGTGCCTTTGCACATGTG atAGCAGTGGAGTCAAAACTGGATCAGGCTGA